From Haemorhous mexicanus isolate bHaeMex1 chromosome 13, bHaeMex1.pri, whole genome shotgun sequence, a single genomic window includes:
- the LOC132333410 gene encoding lamin-L(III)-like isoform X4 has protein sequence MPWKITGFRLGFVLNGLENGNSKKESDLNVAQARVRDLDAQLNAKEADLATALNENRTLENELRELKDQVLSLNLSLEDTKKHLHSEMLRRVDLENHMKTLQEEMTFQKRLHEDELKEAKRVHESRIAEVESGHQREFESKLSDALQGLRKQHEEQIQGYKEEMERTFSAKVENAQITAAKNSEFANAAREELMETQKRVDILTSQVNQYQSQNVALESRIKELQNLLDYDRDLHRRRMAEKEEEMEQAQKRAQVQLEEYEHLLDVKLALDLEINAYRKMLEGEEQRLKLSPSPSSHSTATQAASQGRRYLHGKKRKIKETKKKEHTAALKTIQHVSATGNISIEEIDADGKFVRLKNHSDEDQSLHGWVLRRRIGSVADVNYKFPSSFTLQAGQEVTIWGAAAGVSPGPSDLVWRSQKSWGTGDNIGVTLITDDGEELAERKIMLVPREEESEQDDDYEEITGSEAEFASQQLHNSVVCHLCKMKIPAVQSCNVDNNLKTHLSPR, from the exons ATGCCGTGGAAAATAACTGGCTTCCGCTTGGGCTTCGTTCTGAACGGGCTGGAAAATGG GAATTCCAAAAAGGAAAGTGATTTAAACGTGGCCCAGGCTCGTGTGAGAGACCTCGATGCCCAGCTAAATGCAAAGGAAGCTGATTTAGCAACAGCCCTGAACGAGAACCGGACTTTGGAGAACGAGCTCCGTGAATTAAAGGATCAAGTACTCAGT CTGAATCTGTCACTGGAAGATACTAAAAAGCATCTCCACAGTGAAATGTTGAGGAGGGTGGACCTAGAAAACCATATGAAAACCTTGCAGGAAGAAATGACCTTCCAGAAGCGCCTTCATGAAGAT GAGCTCAAGGAGGCAAAAAGAGTCCATGAGAGCAGGATAGCAGAAGTAGAATCTGGCCATCAAAGAGAATTTGAGAGCAAGCTCTCAGATGCTCTGCAGGGGCTCAGAAAACAGCATGAAGAACAAATTCAGGGCTACAAAGAGGAGATGGAACGAACATTCAGTGCAAAG GTGGAGAATGCCCAGATAACTGCAGCAAAGAACAGTGAGTTTGCTAATGCTGCTCGGGAGGAGCTGATGGAAACACAGAAGAGAGTTGATATTCTGACTTCTCAAGTTAATCAATATCAAAGCCAG AATGTTGCTTTGGAGAGCAGAATAAAGGAGCTACAGAATTTGCTGGATTACGATCGTGATCTCCATCGAAGGCGTATGGctgaaaaggaggaagaaatggaACAAGCTCAGAAGCGGGCACAAGTACAGCTGGAAGAGTATGAGCACCTCTTAGATGTGAAACTGGCTCTAGACTTGGAAATAAATGCGTACAGAAAGATGTTGGAAGGAGAGGAACAGAG GCTAAAGCTGTCACCCAGTCCATcttcacacagcacagcaacTCAAGCAGCAAGTCAGGGGCGACGATACCTAcatgggaagaaaaggaaaatcaaggAAACCAAAAAGAAGGAGCATACTGCTGCACTTAAGACTATTCAGCATGTTTCAGCTACTGGAAATATATCTATTGAAGAGATTGATGCAGATGGGAAATTTGTCAGGCTTAAAAACCACTCTGATGAG GATCAATCTCTACATGGCTGGGTGTTGAGACGACGTATTGGAAGTGTGGCAGATGTTAATTACAAGTTTCCTTCAAGTTTCACTCTTCAGGCAGGCCAAGAAGTTACA ATCTGGggtgcagctgctggtgttAGCCCAGGTCCTAGTGATCTGGTCTGGAGGTCTCAGAAATCTTGGGGAACTGGAGATAATATTGGTGTTACACTCATCACAGATGATGGTGAG GAACTCGCAGAGAGGAAGATAATGCTTGTACccagagaagaagaaagtgaGCAAGATGATGATTATGAAGAAATAACTGGAAGTGAAGCAGAGTTTGCATCTCAG CAACTTCACAATTCAGTTGTGTGCCATTTATG caaAATGAAGATCCCAGCTGTTCAGTCATGTAATGTGGACAATAATCTGAAAACACATCTCAGTCCCAGGTGA
- the LOC132333410 gene encoding lamin-L(III)-like isoform X5 — translation MGQESLRNSKKESDLNVAQARVRDLDAQLNAKEADLATALNENRTLENELRELKDQVLSLNLSLEDTKKHLHSEMLRRVDLENHMKTLQEEMTFQKRLHEDELKEAKRVHESRIAEVESGHQREFESKLSDALQGLRKQHEEQIQGYKEEMERTFSAKVENAQITAAKNSEFANAAREELMETQKRVDILTSQVNQYQSQNVALESRIKELQNLLDYDRDLHRRRMAEKEEEMEQAQKRAQVQLEEYEHLLDVKLALDLEINAYRKMLEGEEQRLKLSPSPSSHSTATQAASQGRRYLHGKKRKIKETKKKEHTAALKTIQHVSATGNISIEEIDADGKFVRLKNHSDEDQSLHGWVLRRRIGSVADVNYKFPSSFTLQAGQEVTIWGAAAGVSPGPSDLVWRSQKSWGTGDNIGVTLITDDGEELAERKIMLVPREEESEQDDDYEEITGSEAEFASQQLHNSVVCHLCKMKIPAVQSCNVDNNLKTHLSPR, via the exons ATGGGTCAGGAATCTCTCCG GAATTCCAAAAAGGAAAGTGATTTAAACGTGGCCCAGGCTCGTGTGAGAGACCTCGATGCCCAGCTAAATGCAAAGGAAGCTGATTTAGCAACAGCCCTGAACGAGAACCGGACTTTGGAGAACGAGCTCCGTGAATTAAAGGATCAAGTACTCAGT CTGAATCTGTCACTGGAAGATACTAAAAAGCATCTCCACAGTGAAATGTTGAGGAGGGTGGACCTAGAAAACCATATGAAAACCTTGCAGGAAGAAATGACCTTCCAGAAGCGCCTTCATGAAGAT GAGCTCAAGGAGGCAAAAAGAGTCCATGAGAGCAGGATAGCAGAAGTAGAATCTGGCCATCAAAGAGAATTTGAGAGCAAGCTCTCAGATGCTCTGCAGGGGCTCAGAAAACAGCATGAAGAACAAATTCAGGGCTACAAAGAGGAGATGGAACGAACATTCAGTGCAAAG GTGGAGAATGCCCAGATAACTGCAGCAAAGAACAGTGAGTTTGCTAATGCTGCTCGGGAGGAGCTGATGGAAACACAGAAGAGAGTTGATATTCTGACTTCTCAAGTTAATCAATATCAAAGCCAG AATGTTGCTTTGGAGAGCAGAATAAAGGAGCTACAGAATTTGCTGGATTACGATCGTGATCTCCATCGAAGGCGTATGGctgaaaaggaggaagaaatggaACAAGCTCAGAAGCGGGCACAAGTACAGCTGGAAGAGTATGAGCACCTCTTAGATGTGAAACTGGCTCTAGACTTGGAAATAAATGCGTACAGAAAGATGTTGGAAGGAGAGGAACAGAG GCTAAAGCTGTCACCCAGTCCATcttcacacagcacagcaacTCAAGCAGCAAGTCAGGGGCGACGATACCTAcatgggaagaaaaggaaaatcaaggAAACCAAAAAGAAGGAGCATACTGCTGCACTTAAGACTATTCAGCATGTTTCAGCTACTGGAAATATATCTATTGAAGAGATTGATGCAGATGGGAAATTTGTCAGGCTTAAAAACCACTCTGATGAG GATCAATCTCTACATGGCTGGGTGTTGAGACGACGTATTGGAAGTGTGGCAGATGTTAATTACAAGTTTCCTTCAAGTTTCACTCTTCAGGCAGGCCAAGAAGTTACA ATCTGGggtgcagctgctggtgttAGCCCAGGTCCTAGTGATCTGGTCTGGAGGTCTCAGAAATCTTGGGGAACTGGAGATAATATTGGTGTTACACTCATCACAGATGATGGTGAG GAACTCGCAGAGAGGAAGATAATGCTTGTACccagagaagaagaaagtgaGCAAGATGATGATTATGAAGAAATAACTGGAAGTGAAGCAGAGTTTGCATCTCAG CAACTTCACAATTCAGTTGTGTGCCATTTATG caaAATGAAGATCCCAGCTGTTCAGTCATGTAATGTGGACAATAATCTGAAAACACATCTCAGTCCCAGGTGA